In Nocardioides bizhenqiangii, the DNA window CGAACGCCTCGTGATCGCGGCCCGGGCCTCCGAAGCCGACCAGATCGCGCCACTCGCCGACCAGGTGCTCGCCCAACCAGGTGCGCACCTCCTCGCGGAAGGCGCGATCCTCGGCGCTCTCGGTCAGGTCCACACCTGCACCATACCAAGCAAATGCTTGGTAGGCTTCGACAAGCTCAGCCAACGAGAGGACAGGGGTGGACACGATTCCGGCGATCCTGCGCGCCGCCGCGGAGAGGTACGGCGACCAGCCTGCCTACGTCGAGGGTGCGCGGGCCGTCAGCTTCGCGGAGCTCCACGACCAGGTGCGGGAGCTGGCCCGGCGCTACGTCGGCCACGGTCTGGCCGCGGGCGAACCCGTCGTCGTGTGGGGCCCCAACAGCATCGAGTGGGTGATCGCGGCGCTGGCGACGACGTACGCCGGCGGCACCCTCGTCCCCGCCAACTCCCGGTACACCGGTCACGAGGTCGCCGACCTGGTCGACCGCACCGGCGCCACCGTGGTGATGGTGGCCGACGGGTTCCTCGGTCGCAGCCAGGTCCAGGAGCTGCGCGCGGCCAGCGACCTCCCGTCCGTGCGCGCGATGGGCGAGCTCTCCCGGCTGTCCCTCGACCATCGCGGCGAGGAGCGGCACGTGCGCGAGGTGACGATCGACGAGGTCGAGGCCCGCGCGGACGCGGTCTCCCCCGACGACGTCGCCGACATCCTCTTCACCTCCGGGACGACGGGGCGGCCGAAGGGCGCGATGAGCGCCCACCGGCAGAGCATCGGTGTCGCGCGCGCGTGGGCCGAGCTCGGCGGCGTGAGTGCCGACGACCGCTACCTGGTGGTCAACCCGTTCTTCCACTCCTTCGGCTACAAGATCGGGATCCTGGTCGGGCTGCTGACCGGCGCCACCCTCTACCCGGTCGCGACGTTCGACGTCGACCAGACCATGCAGCTGATCGAGTCGGAGCGGATCACCCTGCTGCCGGGCGCTCCGACGATCTACCAGTCGCTGCTCACCGCGCCGGGCCGCGCGGAGCGCGACCTCTCGTCCCTGCGGTTGGCGGTGACCGGCGCG includes these proteins:
- a CDS encoding FadD3 family acyl-CoA ligase, which produces MDTIPAILRAAAERYGDQPAYVEGARAVSFAELHDQVRELARRYVGHGLAAGEPVVVWGPNSIEWVIAALATTYAGGTLVPANSRYTGHEVADLVDRTGATVVMVADGFLGRSQVQELRAASDLPSVRAMGELSRLSLDHRGEERHVREVTIDEVEARADAVSPDDVADILFTSGTTGRPKGAMSAHRQSIGVARAWAELGGVSADDRYLVVNPFFHSFGYKIGILVGLLTGATLYPVATFDVDQTMQLIESERITLLPGAPTIYQSLLTAPGRAERDLSSLRLAVTGAAVVPVVLIERMRDELAIDHVVTAFGMTEAVVVTMCRDGDSAETVATTCGRAIPGMETRIDAPAGEAGELLVRGDYVMLGYLDDPAATAEAIDADGWLHTGDVGVLDDEGNLRITDRLKDMYISGGFNVYPAEVEQALMRMDGIQDVAVVGVPDERMGEVGKAYVVGTASADEVIAFARQRLANFKVPRLVETVEALPRNLSGKVLKNELRK